The DNA segment CACCTGAACGATTGAGCGAACTGATTGAGGCGATGCCTGCATAACCAATCAGTTTATCTGTTTTAACGCTGCAAATACCAAATGTCACACATGTTTTATTTGCGTTAATACTGACAACCAAGTTGAAATCTCCGTTTTAGACTGGGGATATGCATACGCTGACAGACTAAACTGAGTAACGTCACGATCGCATGACCACGCATAAAATTCCGCACTATCATTAATATCAAGCGATCTTAATTGGGCCTTATTTGTATCTAAAAACATCCTTTATACCTTTCATATTTAACGCTAATTTCAAACTGTAAAACTTAAATTAACATAATTAATGATAGTATAAAGCGGCGATCGAAAGTTATATTCCGCCCTGAGTCAGTTTCAGCGGATTGAGTAACTCACTCAATTTTTCACGTGATAATTCAGTGTGTTCTAGCGCCACATCAATGATCGCACGTTGCTCTTTGTAGGCTATCTTGGCAATTTTAGCCGCTAATTGATAACCAATAATTGGATTAAGTGCAGTCACCAAAATTGGATTTTTATCCAAGGCTTGCTCAATGTTTTGTTGCTGTACTTCAAAAGTTGCAATGGCTTTATCGGCTAATAACACCACATTATTACTGAGTAAGTGCATGCTATTAAGTAGGTTATTAGCAATCATAGGGAGCATGACATTAAGTTCGAAATTCCCTGATTGTCCACCAATAGTGATTGCAGTATCGTTGCCAATCACTTGCGCACAAACCATCGCCATCGCTTCTGGGATCACCGGATTTACTTTACCCGGCATAATTGAAGACCCAGGTTGCAAGGCTTCAAGCGCGATCTCGCCAAGACCCGACAGTGGGCCAGAGTTCATCCAACGTAAATCGTTCGCAATTTTCATCAATGACACCGCGGTCGTTTTTAACGCCCCTGACAATGCCACCGCAGTGTCTTGAGAGCCAATTAATGCAAATAGATTGTCCGCTGGGGTAAATTTAAGACCTGTTGCGGCACTCAATTGTTGATTGAATACACGGCTAAATTCGGCGTGAGCATTAATGCCAGTGCCAACCGCGGTACCACCTTGGGCTAAGCGCTGAATAACGGGTTGTAATGCGGTTAAATTGTCAATGTTTTGTTTTATTTGTGCACTCCAGCTATGCAGACTTTGGCTCATTTTAATTGGCATCGCATCCATTAAATGGGTACGCCCTGTTTTAACAAAATGATCGACGCTTTGTGCTTTGGTCTCTATCAGTTGAACTAAATGATTAAGTGCTGGTAGCAACTGATTGGCCAGTGCGAGTGCCGCACTTACATGGATGGTACTTGGAATCACATCATTACTACTTTGACCATAGTTAACATGATCATTAGCACTGACTGGTTCGCCAGCTATCTTAGTCGCAAGATGCGCAATAACTTCATTCGCGTTCATATTCGAGCTGGTGCCAGAACCAGTTTGAAACACATCAACCGGAAAATGCTGCATCATGTCATCCATTTCAGACAAATCTTTACAGGCCGAAATGATCGCATCTGCGATAGTTGGCGATACTAATTCAAGCTGTTTATTCGCCGCCGCGGCACTGGCTTTAATTTGAATTAAGGCGCGGATAAAACCAACGGGTAATTGTTGGCCACTGATGGGAAAGTTATTGACTGCGCGCTGGGTTTGAGCCCCATATAGAGCCGATGATGGCACTTCAAGTTCGCCCATACTGTCTGTTTCTATTCTAAAATTTGTCATTTTCGTCTCCGTAATTATCAGGTGAATAGCTCTAATTCAATAAAGTCGAATTAGCGTACGATTAACGTAATTTAAAAAGGATGTAGGTTGAATACCTGGGTTACATGTTCATTTTCATAATACTCCCAATTAAAGAGGATTAAAAATTGAGAATGAATCTTTTGCGGCGAACGTTAGTTGGATTAGTCCGTTGAAGCACTTTGCAGATTACAGTCAAGCATCCGCGTATCACTTTCAAGCTGTCGACTCAATTCAACTTCCGGCAACGGACGAGAAAACAGATAACCTTGAGCGAATCGACAAGCCAAGTCTACAAAATACTCGATAAGAACTTCTGCAACCTTGGGTGTGAAGGGTTTTCAAAAAAGTTCTCAGGTACGTCATCGACAAGCAGTTGACCATCTTCCATAAACAAAACTCTGTCAGCAACTTCGTTAGCAAAGCCCATTTCGTGAGTCACCACAACCATGGTCATGCCTTCTTCTGCCAGTGATTTCATCACCTCAAGTACCTCCCCGACCATTTCAGGGTCTAAAGCCGATGTGGGTTCATCAAATAACATCAAGTCTGGTTTCATGGCTAATGCTCTCGCAATCGCGACTCGTTGCTGTTGCCCCCCGGATAATTGACTTGGGTACACGTCCACTTTTTCTGCTAATCCGACTCGGGTAAGCAAACTTATAGCGTCTTTTTCAACTTGTTCTTTATCCAAATTAGATACTTTTAATGGCGCCAGCATCACGTTTTTTTTAACCGATAAATGGGGGAAAAGGTTAAACGACTGAAACACCATCCCAACGTTTTCACGTAATGCGTTAATGTTGGTAGCAGAGTCATACATATTGATGCCATCAATAGTGATGTCTCCACCTGTCACCGTTTCTAACTGATTTAACGTACGTAACAATGTCGATTTACCCGAACCTGATGGTCCAATAATGACCACCACTTCACCACGCTTAACAGTAATGGATACTTTTTTAAGTGCGTGACACTTGTTGGGGTATATTTTATCTACATCGACGGCGATCACCATATCCTCGCCTTTATAATTTGCTCTAGTCACTAGCTGCTAACCTCTTTTCTATGCGCTGAACGCCGAAAGACAACGTTGAAGTAAGTACAAGGTAAAGCGCAGCGACCGTAAACCACACTTCAAATGTAGCGAAACTGCCCGCAACCACTTCCCTGCCAGCTTTGGTTAAGTCTGTGATTGAGATGACTGATACTAAAGATGAGTCTTTGACCAAGTTAATTAACTGACCTGCCATTGGCGGTAAAGTACGCTTAAATGCCTGAGGTAAAATGACGTAAGTCATCGCTTTTGGATAACTCATACCCAACGAGCGTGCGGCTTCCATTTGACCAGGTGGAATAGACTGAATACCTGAACGTATAATCTCAGCAATATAAGCGCCGGTGAAAACAGATAAGGCCGCAATACCCGCGGTAAATCGATCTAAGTCGAAAATCGTCCCTAAGAAAAAATAGACAATAAATATCTGCACAAGTAACGGTGTGCCACGGATTATCTCGACGTATAAAAAAGCAAAATTCCGACTAAAAGGATTCGTAGATATACGCATTAATGCCGCGACTAAGCCAATGATAACCGCAAAAAATAGCGAGATAAGCGACAATTTAATGGTCATCAACAACCCTTGTAACAGTACCCCCATGCTCCGTTGATTGACGCTGGATATTACATCGCCTAAAAAAACAAAATCGCCATCACTGACAAATACATCATCCGCTTTGTCGATAATTAAATCGGGATCACCGTTGTCGAACTCGACTGTAATTATACCACTGTCATTAATGCTGACGATGCCATCATATTCAGCATAGGTTTCCCTTGGTGAATCATCTATTATGTAGGGGGCAACGCGATTCCATTGCCAAGTATAATCAATTTTTTGCGATGCAGAATAGATTGAATAACCCATTGCTGCCAAGGCGATGACAAACAGTAAATGCCACATCCAATTATTAGTTTTATTATGCATATCGATACCAAGATAAGAGCGACAACAAGCCAGAAGCAAAAGGCTTCTGGCCAATTCACTTATTTAATTTGTTTTAACCAAGCGTCACTCTTGAACCATTTGCTATAAATACGATCATACGTACCGTCACCTTTGATTTGGCGTAAGAAATTATTCAGGAAATTAATCATATCTGGATCACCTTGTTTTACAGCCCAACCAAGCGGCTCGTAAGTAAAAGGTTCAAGAATAACTGCAACTTTATCGCTATTTTGCGCGGCATAGATAGATACAAATGGCATATCGTAAATCATGGCATCGGCTTTACCGTTGATGACTTCTAAAGCAGCATCTGTTTCGGTTTCAAATGCATTGTATTTGGCTTTCTTAAGCATTCTTTTGACAACCATTTCACCTGTTGTGCCAAGTTTACTTGCCACCGTATATTTAGGATTGTTCAAATCTTTGTAACTTTTAATTACACCTTTAAGTTTCGGATTAAGAATGATAGATTGACCGACAACAATATACGGGTCGGCAAAGTTCACTTTCATATTACGCTGAGCATTCACCGTCATCCCAGCCATGATCACGTCACATTTGCCGGTAATAAGCGCAGGAATAATACCATCCCATGCGGTGTTGACCGGTATATATTTAACACCCATCTGTTTTGCCATCACTTTACCTAAGTCGACATCAAAACCTATGTAACGATTATTCTTTGCTTTCATCTCAAACGGCATATAGCCAGCATCAAAACACGCTCGTAGCTCACCAGACTCAGCAATACCGTCTAATACAGCACCTGCATTCACACTTGCAGAACAGAAGATTATTGTACCTAAAGCGATAACTTTACTGATTTTAGTCTTTATCATGTTAATTCCTTGTTACATTTTATAAAAATTAATCCATTAGTCGGCGTTTATTCATAAGAACCATTCTTCTGCATATGCACTAACCTAAGGCAAAAAACCACGGTTAATGTTTACATCTAAAAAACACTAAAATTAGTGATGTGATCTATATTGACACTGTAAAGCAGCTCATTAGACCTCAATGGAAAGGTAATTAGGAATATAGGGTAACTATGCCTAGCATAAAACAAATAATATTGAAACAACAGCCATAACAGAAAGTTAATATGTGCAACAATGCGTCAACCGTCACAAACAACAAAATAAACCGTGAAATAATGCACAAAGCATAATAAAAAAGCGCTTATTTTATTGAATATTTAAAAGACATTAAAAATACAGAAAAACGTAGGAACAGTTGAGATATCTACAAAATGTTAACCGAGAAGACAAATCACTATAAAAAATAAATGTGGTTATTGAATGGTATGTTCACACTTAGCGTTATTGCACACTAAGCCATCACTGGACATAAGTAAGTTATATTTCTTGTACTAGCTGATAGTAATATTCATTAGATTTAGTATCGAAAATAACCAAATCTTTCTTTAGTGTTTGTCGCCAGTGGAAATACCTGATGTCATAAACCTCACTCGCTAGTTAAGGCTCGCAGCACTATCATACTCATAATTAATTTGTGAGGTTTTTATGTTTCGATATCTTCTTTGTAGTTTTACGCTTGTACTGCTTTATCCCACCGCCATCGATCTTTATCTTGTTGGTTTACCACAAATTGCAGCTGACCTTAACGCAACAGAATCCCAGCTGCATTTTGCTTTTTCTATCTATTTGATAGGCATGGCAACTACAATGCTTATTGCAGGAAAAGTGGCCGACTCAATAGGCCGTAAACCTGTTGCTATTACTGGTGCCGCAATCTTTGCAGTATCATCTATATTTGGTGGAATGGCTGAACATAGTACGCCGTTTCTTATTGCTAGATTCATTCAGGGGATTGGCGCTGGTAGCTGTTACGTGGTTGCCTTTGCAATTATTCGGGATATTTTGGATGATATACAACGCGCTAAAGTACTTTCTATGCTCAACGGTATCACCTGTGTTATCCCTGTTATTGCGCCCGTGATTGGTTACCTTATAATGCTTAAATTTCCATGGTCAAGTCTGTTTATTATGATGGCTGTTATGGGGGGCGTGGTCTGTCTATTATCTTTACTGGTACTCAAAGAGACTAAGCCAAACAAGTTAGTTGTAATTAATGGCATTCATCCAGACCGTCACGCTGTGCAAGAATCATTCTTCGAGCGTTTTGATAGAAGCGAGTATTCTACCATTGTAGCCGGCACTGCTTTAGTCAGTATGATCACCTCGTTCTCCGCACCTTTTGCTTTATCTATATTTAAAGAACGCACCCTACTACTGGCATCACAAATATTGTTTGCACTATCTGCTGTGATTATAACATTCACACTTATCTCTAATTTTGATAATCAATTGTATTTGCTCAGTTTTGTACTGATATGTGCGGGTTTTGCAATTGGCTTTGGTGTATCCATGAGTCAAGCTCTTAGCCCATATTCTGCGCGCGCAGGAATGGCGAGTTCGTTGCTTGGTATTACCCAAGTGTCCTGCTCTGCATTGTATATCTGGTTAATGAGTGCTCTTGGCGTAAATGCACTGAATATGCTACTTACAACCTTGATTATAGGTAGCGTAATTAGCCTTGCTCTAATACTATTGATACCCAAACATTCTCACGGTCAGAAATATGAAAAGATCACTAGCCCAGCTTGATTTTAATTTGCTGTATACACTACAACTATTATCTAAAGAACATAGTGTGTCGAGAACTGCAAAAAAGTTGAATGTCACGCCATCTACCGTGAGCAAGTCGTTGAGAAAATTACGTGATTGGTTTGATGATCCTTTGTTTGTTAAAACCCCGAAGGGGTTAGCTCCTACCCCTTTCACACAGAGCATGGAACAAGATCTTTCAGATTGGCTACAGATAAGTCGCCAACTTCTGGAAAAACATAGCTGCGACTCACCAACAGGGATTCAATTTGATTTAGCTATTGAATCTCCGCTTCTGCTAACCATAATGAATGAACTAGTCCAGAAAATTCAGCAACATTATACCGACGCAAAAATAAAAACGCATAACTGGGATTACGACTCTTTAGAATCAATTATCCGTGGCGAAATTGATATTGGGCTCACGGGAAGAGAAAGCCATCCACGCTCTAAAGAGTCACTACATCTACTCCCTTACTTTATTGATTTTGAAATTATTTTTTATGATCTTCCTGTTGTATATTTGCGTAAAGATCATCCCGCTTTACAAGAGGAATGGAATCTCGATACCTTCCTCAAATACCCACATATCAATATCGTTTGGGAGAAGTGTGAAGCGTGGGCGTTAGATGAAGTACTAAGTGAACAGGGATTGAAGCGAGATATCACGCTTACTATGGCTAGCTTTGAGCAATCATTATTCATGTCGGCTCAACCAAACCAAAATATGATCACGACTGCACCTGCATATTGTCAACATTATACCAAGCAGCAACATCCAGATTTGTTGTGTTTACCCATCCCGGTAGACAAGGTTTATCATGATAAACTGCTAATTCCCTTCACGTTGATTTGGCATAAACGTAACGCTCACAATCCGAAGTTACTGTGGCTAAAGGAAACGATTAAATCACTGTATTACATTCAACAATAAGAGTGGCGAGTACGCTGCTAACAACAAAAAACAGAGCATATATTTATTTGTAGTAGCTAAGTAATACAGGCAACGGTTTTAAATTTATATCTTTAAATCATAGTCGGACAAATATGCATCTAATGCCAATACCTCAAATTCAATATTTTGATGGATACGCTTCATAGATCCACTATCAGTGCTGCTTCCCAAAGTGCAAAAAAGAGGCAAAAAGTGTTCCGGTGTCGGGTGATTAAACCCGGCATATGGCGCGTCATCTAAATAGTTAAACAGGCTTTTTATATTGCCAATATGTAGGGTTTTACAAACCCATAGGGTAAACAAATCTATTTTCTTCGCTCTATCGGTATCCAGACGCCATGGTCCCAACCACGATCAGCATCTAACCGCGATTCGATTCCGCCGTCTCTCAACAAGTCAACAACCTTTTGCGCCAGCTTAGGTGCACCCGGTGCTGGATAATTATGAGCGTATAGCGCATCAGGGAAACCTATATCCGAAGGAAAGTTAACGACGATTCTGGAAGAGTTTGAACCCGACCCGTTAGAGCTTTATGTTGTTTATGCTCACCGGCATCATTTAGCAAGCAAAGTACGCTGTTTCATTGATTTTATCAGTGACTACTTTGGCAGCCCTCCTTATTGGGAGCAGTATTAACGATGCAGCAGACTTATTTCTGCTGCATCAAGGTTAGTTGAAAATAGTCACGATAAATTCTTTAAACTTTAAATATATTAGCTTCTTCATGCAATTCGATGGCGAGATTGGCAACATCTAAACTCGCTTTAGAATTATGTTGTGAATCTCTTGCTTCAATAAATAGTCTTTTTCGTTACGTCTTAATTGAAGCACAGATATTTGTATGTCTTTCAAGTCAAACTGAATCTCATTTAGCGAGGCAATTGTATTTTTACTGACCGTAGTCTCTACATAAACAGCGGCAAACCCTAGAAAAACCAGGGTTATGATAAGAATTAATTTGGCTAATTCGGTGTTAGTGCTCAGTTATAACTGCGGGGGGGTTAACGTTACTGTAAACGGGCGTTCCAGCGTGCTAGATACCCCCAATTGGGTTGATTTTACAATTAATCAGAAGGCCTATGCAGAAGAAACTGACATTATCACAACAAAAGTATCTTGATATCATTAATGCAGCTAAAAAATATTTTGTCGAATATGGCTTTCTGCTTGCAAATATGGAAAGGATAGCGTCTTCCGCAGCCGTCTCTAAGCGTACGCTCTATCGCCACTTTAAAAGTAAAAAAATACTGTTTGAATCGGTATTAATCATTATTACTGACTCGGTAAATACAAGTTTGTCGTATAAATTTGATGACAGTAAAAGCACCGAGCTACAGCTTAACGAGATCGCATATGCAAAAATTGAGGTACTTTATGTTACTTACGGTATGCCATTAGCACGAACTATTGTGATGGAATTTATACGCCAGCCTAAGATGGCAAATAATTTTATTAAAAATTTTTATCATAATCGAGCGATCACTCAATGGTTTAATGAAGCAATTGAGGCGGGAAGACTAAAACCTGGCGATACAAAGTTAATGACAGACGTGTATATCAGTTTATTTCAAGGCTTGTTATTTTGGCCCCAAGCGATGAGTTCAAATGCAAAGCCGACAGATGATGTGATCAAGAGTAAAGTGGATACCGTGACATCTGTTTTTCTTCAATCGTATGGGCTGAATGACTAAGCACAACCAGCGTTGTGCTTAGTGGATACCCTATATTATGCCAATGTTAGCGGCTCCCCTCGCGCATCATCTTGTGCCTGATGGCGATGGTCACTCGCCAACCACTGATACAAAAGAGGCAGAACGATTAAGGTGAACACGGTTCCTATCATCATGCCTGCTACTAATATTACACCAATACTGTTTCGAGCCTCTGCGCCGGCTCCGGTGACCAATACCAACGGGAAATGTCCCAACACAGTTGCTGCAGTGGTCATCAATATTGGACGTAACCTCGTGCTAGCGGCCGCTTTCACGGCACTCAGTTTATCCATCCCTTGCAGCTGCATTTGATTGGCAAACTCGACAATTAAAATACCATTTTTAGTGATTAATCCCACCAGCGTGATCAAGCCGATTTGGGCATAAAGATTAACCGAAGTGAAGTCCAAAAACGCTAACATTAATGCACCAGACAATGCGAGTGGCGCACAACCAAGCAATACGACCAACGGATCTCTAAAACTATTGAATTGAATGACGAGTATAAAATAAACCACAATGAACGACACCATCAGTACCGATATCAAGGTATTACCTTCTTTGCGCATTTCTCGCGATTCACCGGCATAGTCAATCGAATAACCAGCGGGTAACAGCTCAGTTGCAATATCTTCTACTTGCGATAACGCCATCTCTTTAGTGATATGCGGTAACACGCCAGCGAATATTCTAAACGACTTTTGCTGGTTGAATGAACCTAATAATCGTGGACCTACTACTGGCTCAACATGCGCAAAACTCGACACAGTGACGGCATCGCCAGAAGGCGTGGTCACGTTAAGATCCAAAATCAGTTCTGGATTAAATCTTTTTTGTGCGTCCACCACAGGGATCACCCGATACGCTTTACCGTTATCGTTATATTGATTGACAAAATCATTGGATAATAAAACACTCAGCTGCCGATTGATCCCTGCAACGGTTAACCCCAGATCGGCAATAATCGTCTTATCGATCACTAACTGACTCTGTGCTAAATCTATTTTCAAGTCAGTATCGACAAACATAAAGCTTCCCGACTGATACGCTTTATTGATAATTTGTTGTGCATAACCCAACATATTTTCGTAACTATCATTGGCACGGATCACGACTTCGACATCAAACTGTCCAGCGGTCGGCAGCGCCGCAGGTAATATCGGAAATAAACTTAATGCACTGACTTGACCAAGTTGACCAAATAGCTGCGGTACAATCTCATGCACGGTGTGCTCACGTTTGTCTAGGCCATCAAGCACAACCCCACCAAAGCCGGCATTTTTAAACACCATTTGCCAAGTGAGTTTGCCGCCGTCGACGCCATTCATTATATCAGCCACTTGGAACATTTGATTTGTTGTATAATCCAACGATGCTTCAGGTGGCGCGGTAACCACGACATTGATTTCGCCTTGATCTTCTACTGGTGCCAATTCTTGTTTTGATAATAAATAAAACGGCACCGCTAGCAAACTAAAGATAATGGCGCAAAACATCACTTGTGCTCGCCAGCTAAACAGGACATCTAATGCGCTGACATACTGTTGCTGTAGACGCTCAAAATAGCCATTAATCATTAGCGTAAATTTACCTTCATGCCCGCCTTGTGGCAAAACAAATGCACTCATAATGGGAGAAAGTGTCACTGCGACTAGCCCTGAGATCAGCACGGCAATCGCCAGGGTAAAGGCAAATTCTTTAAATAAGAAACCTGTTAACCCAGATAAAAAACCAATCGGCACATATACCGCCGCTAAGGTGAGGGTCATTGCAATCACAGGGACGAGCAACTGACGCGAACTCATTAGTGCCGCCTCAACGCGCCCTTTCCCCTCGCGCATGTGTCGCGCCACATTTTCCACCACGACGATGGCATCATCTACCACTAAACCAATCGATAAAACAATGGCTAAAATAGTCAATAGATTAAGCGAAAAGCCCATTAGTGACATCACACCAATTGCGCCTAAAATCGAAATAGGAATAGTGATCAGTGGCACCATGGCACTTCTCAATGAGCCCATCATTAAGATCACCACAATCCCCACCAAAAACACCGTCTCCAGTAGTGTGGTAAATATTTCCTTAATGGCGTCTCGCATGTATAGCGTACCGTCATAACCGACGGTGATACGAATTTGATCCGGAAGCTGTTGATTTAATTCGCCAATCTTTTTATAAAGCGCGTCGCCGATATTTATCTCATTCGCACCCGGTAGCGGCCACACGCCGATAAAGATCGTTTGGTCGTGATCGAGGCGGGCATCGGCAAACCCTTCCACTTCTCCTTTTTCGATAGTCGCGACATCCCCTAACCGGATTTGCGTACCATCGATGCTAACGATCACCAATTGTTCAAATTCTGCCACAGTGCTGAGTAATGTGTTGGCCATTAGGTCAACACGTTGTCTGTTATTCTTGCTGTAACCAAGCGTTGCAATAGTATTATTTTCTCGCAGGGCGGTGACCACTTGACTGGCACTAATATTAAACACAGCAAGCTTGTCGGAATCAATCCAAATGCGCATTGCAGGGTCGCGTCCTCCCTCGAAGGTGACTTTTTGTACGCCGCGAATATCACTCAATGCCGGCATAACATTACGACTGAAATAATCAGTGATCTGACTACGTGGTAAATCACCAGATTCAATATTTAAATAAAATAACGCGTTTACTCTATCGGCACGCACCACTGATATCGCAGGATCTTGCGCCCCTTGCGGAAGCTCAAATTTTATTTGGCTAAGTTGCGCCGTGAGTTCTGCTAATGCAGCGGTTGAGTCATAGTTAAGATCTAGCCAAGCCGTCACCTTACTACTCCCAGCTATCGTCACCGAATCAACATAATCAACACCCGGCACGGTAGAGGCAACACGCTCGATAGGTTCGGTAATATACCCTTTAACTACCTCCGCTGAGGCGCCGGTGTAAACCGTGTTAATCACTAAGGAAGTACTTTCAATTGTTGGAAATTGCTGCACCGAAATACTACGTGATGAATAAATACCGGCAATTATTATCAACAACGACAAGACAATGGCCAACAGTGGTCTCGTGACAAAGATATCCATAATCGACTTGTTATTTTCGTGGACGGCGCTCATTATTTTACCCCCGCAACAGGGGATAACATAGTATCTGAGTCATTCGCTTTGTCGGCAAAAACCAACAATTCAGGTCTTAATTTAAATGCACCTATGGTAGCAATTAACATACCTTGTTCTAACCCTTGGCGTACCACATGGTTGTCACCATCACGTGGCCCCAATTCAACGTTACGTTTTTTCGCGCGGAACTGTCCTTGCTCATCCTTAACCAGTTCAAACACAAAACTACCAAAAGGACTTCTGACAATTGCTGAGTTTGGCACAATGACCACTTTCTCGGCGGCTTTAGGGATCACGACTTTAACTAATTCATTGTGAAATAACAGTTCGCGGCTGGCATTGATTTGCGCACGATACTGTAAATGTCGTGATGCTACGTCCATTTGACTATGCTTGCCGATGATTGTCGCAGGCATTACTTGCGGTGTATCCGATTGGCTGATTTTTTTAATCGTCACCTGGCTATCAAGTGATAATTTGCTCATCGTTTGTGGTAATTTAAAATCGACCCACATGTCGTTGTTATCACCTACCAAGGTAGTTAGGCTGACATTAGCGCTGAGAAACTGTCCAACTTCATAGGTTTCGAGTCCCATGGTGCCACTAAAAGGCGCAAGTACTTGTTTCTTACTAATGACACTTTCAAAGTTAGCGATATTAGCTCGGCTAATTTGATAATCAGCCAATGCCGAATCGACTAGCTGCTGGCTTACTTGATTACCAGAAAATAGCTTTTTATTACGCTCTAAAGTCGTTTTAGCTAACTCAAATGAAGCTTTCGCGGCTTGCAGCTGTGCTCGCTCTTCACTGGTATTGAGTGCAATCAATAACTGTCCTTGCACAACATGCCTACCAGCGCTGTAATTAACTTGTTCAATCGTACCAGGCAATTGGTTATGCAAAGTCACGACTTGGATTGCTCGCACCTGTCCGGTAACTTGATACGTTGGTTGATAGTTTGATGATTGGGTCCACAATGTTTCCACCGTAGCAGACGGCTCAGGAAACGATTCACCAAACGCAATGGCTGCTTGTACCTGTTGAAACTTGATAAATGCTAAACAGCCGATACTAACCACAACAATCGAAACGGCAACAATCCAGCGACGTAAACTCATATTAATTCTCCTAAGGCTTGCTATTTTATTATCGTAAGTTATGTTCAGTTAACAATTTCGCGGTATGTTTTATTCCGGCGCTGTCGAGTGGTTTTTGCCATTGATAAGAATTAAACAACCGAGTAAATATTCGTACAATTGGCGCATCACAGGCTGTAGGCTCATGCAACTGCGCGTCGCCTTGGGCAATTTCGCGAATTTGCACCACACGCATGACACTTTGATAACCTACTGTTAATGCCCAGCCGCCAAGATTAATTTC comes from the Moritella yayanosii genome and includes:
- a CDS encoding class II fumarate hydratase, with the protein product MTNFRIETDSMGELEVPSSALYGAQTQRAVNNFPISGQQLPVGFIRALIQIKASAAAANKQLELVSPTIADAIISACKDLSEMDDMMQHFPVDVFQTGSGTSSNMNANEVIAHLATKIAGEPVSANDHVNYGQSSNDVIPSTIHVSAALALANQLLPALNHLVQLIETKAQSVDHFVKTGRTHLMDAMPIKMSQSLHSWSAQIKQNIDNLTALQPVIQRLAQGGTAVGTGINAHAEFSRVFNQQLSAATGLKFTPADNLFALIGSQDTAVALSGALKTTAVSLMKIANDLRWMNSGPLSGLGEIALEALQPGSSIMPGKVNPVIPEAMAMVCAQVIGNDTAITIGGQSGNFELNVMLPMIANNLLNSMHLLSNNVVLLADKAIATFEVQQQNIEQALDKNPILVTALNPIIGYQLAAKIAKIAYKEQRAIIDVALEHTELSREKLSELLNPLKLTQGGI
- a CDS encoding amino acid ABC transporter ATP-binding protein, giving the protein MVIAVDVDKIYPNKCHALKKVSITVKRGEVVVIIGPSGSGKSTLLRTLNQLETVTGGDITIDGINMYDSATNINALRENVGMVFQSFNLFPHLSVKKNVMLAPLKVSNLDKEQVEKDAISLLTRVGLAEKVDVYPSQLSGGQQQRVAIARALAMKPDLMLFDEPTSALDPEMVGEVLEVMKSLAEEGMTMVVVTHEMGFANEVADRVLFMEDGQLLVDDVPENFFENPSHPRLQKFLSSIL
- a CDS encoding DODA-type extradiol aromatic ring-opening family dioxygenase; this encodes MVVNFPSDIGFPDALYAHNYPAPGAPKLAQKVVDLLRDGGIESRLDADRGWDHGVWIPIERRK
- a CDS encoding transporter substrate-binding domain-containing protein: MIKTKISKVIALGTIIFCSASVNAGAVLDGIAESGELRACFDAGYMPFEMKAKNNRYIGFDVDLGKVMAKQMGVKYIPVNTAWDGIIPALITGKCDVIMAGMTVNAQRNMKVNFADPYIVVGQSIILNPKLKGVIKSYKDLNNPKYTVASKLGTTGEMVVKRMLKKAKYNAFETETDAALEVINGKADAMIYDMPFVSIYAAQNSDKVAVILEPFTYEPLGWAVKQGDPDMINFLNNFLRQIKGDGTYDRIYSKWFKSDAWLKQIK
- a CDS encoding MFS transporter, translating into MFRYLLCSFTLVLLYPTAIDLYLVGLPQIAADLNATESQLHFAFSIYLIGMATTMLIAGKVADSIGRKPVAITGAAIFAVSSIFGGMAEHSTPFLIARFIQGIGAGSCYVVAFAIIRDILDDIQRAKVLSMLNGITCVIPVIAPVIGYLIMLKFPWSSLFIMMAVMGGVVCLLSLLVLKETKPNKLVVINGIHPDRHAVQESFFERFDRSEYSTIVAGTALVSMITSFSAPFALSIFKERTLLLASQILFALSAVIITFTLISNFDNQLYLLSFVLICAGFAIGFGVSMSQALSPYSARAGMASSLLGITQVSCSALYIWLMSALGVNALNMLLTTLIIGSVISLALILLIPKHSHGQKYEKITSPA
- the yidZ gene encoding HTH-type transcriptional regulator YidZ; this translates as MKRSLAQLDFNLLYTLQLLSKEHSVSRTAKKLNVTPSTVSKSLRKLRDWFDDPLFVKTPKGLAPTPFTQSMEQDLSDWLQISRQLLEKHSCDSPTGIQFDLAIESPLLLTIMNELVQKIQQHYTDAKIKTHNWDYDSLESIIRGEIDIGLTGRESHPRSKESLHLLPYFIDFEIIFYDLPVVYLRKDHPALQEEWNLDTFLKYPHINIVWEKCEAWALDEVLSEQGLKRDITLTMASFEQSLFMSAQPNQNMITTAPAYCQHYTKQQHPDLLCLPIPVDKVYHDKLLIPFTLIWHKRNAHNPKLLWLKETIKSLYYIQQ
- a CDS encoding amino acid ABC transporter permease, which gives rise to MHNKTNNWMWHLLFVIALAAMGYSIYSASQKIDYTWQWNRVAPYIIDDSPRETYAEYDGIVSINDSGIITVEFDNGDPDLIIDKADDVFVSDGDFVFLGDVISSVNQRSMGVLLQGLLMTIKLSLISLFFAVIIGLVAALMRISTNPFSRNFAFLYVEIIRGTPLLVQIFIVYFFLGTIFDLDRFTAGIAALSVFTGAYIAEIIRSGIQSIPPGQMEAARSLGMSYPKAMTYVILPQAFKRTLPPMAGQLINLVKDSSLVSVISITDLTKAGREVVAGSFATFEVWFTVAALYLVLTSTLSFGVQRIEKRLAASD